TCCGCTACCACCTGGCCGGAGTTGAAAAAGACATGCAGGCAGCCGAGGACGGCGAATCTGAAGAACAGGACCAGCCTGAGGTGCGTCTGGAGATCCTCGACGACCAGGGCAACCTCATCCGCACTTTTACGGCCAAGCCGGAAGAGGACGAAGACTCCAAGCCTGCCGGTCCCGATCCTGAAGATCCCGAGGCCGTTCTGGAAGCCGAGCCGGGGATGAACGCCTTTACCTGGGACTTGCGCTACAAGCCTCCTCACCTGGTCAAAGGGACTGTCATGTCTCTTTCCTTCACGGGCGGACCCACGGCTCCGCCTGGCACCTACCAGGCCCGTCTGACGGTGGACGGACAGGAGCAGACCCGCACCTTCGAGGTCGAAAAAGATCCCCGCTGGGCGGTGACCGACGACGAACTGAGCGAGCAGTTCCGGCTCACCCTGGAGATCCGCGACTTGCTCACCTCATCTCACGACGCCCTGCGTACTCTGCGTTCTCTGCGCGAGCAGGCCGAGGCTCTGGCCCGGCGGGCCAGCGAAGCCGGCAAGGATGATGAGATCAAAGAGGCCGCCAAACAACTGGGCGAGAAATTGACCGCCGTCGAGGACGAACTGTTTCAAAGCAAGCACGAAAGCGGGCAGGACCCCATCAATTTTCCCTCCCGCATCGACAACCAGATCGCCTATCTCTACTCGGTGGTCAACGGACAGGACGCCCGTCCCACCGAGGGCTCCTACCAGCGCTTCGAAGACCTGCGGGCAGAGCTCGACCCCGTGCTGCAAAAGCTCAATGAGATCGTGGAAAACGACCTGCAGGCCTTCAACAGGCTGCTGGAAGAGAAAGGCGCCCAGGGCGTGATGCTGCCGAAGGACTGAGACTCTCGAGCCGCCCCGTGGCATTCCCTCCATCGCCAAGCCCTCCATAGCCTTGCCTGCCCTCCGTAGCCCTGGCGAAGGAAGGGCGAAGGAGGGCCGCAAGGAAGCGCCTGCCACGGGACTTTTCTTAGCTCTCTCCAGCATGGCTTGTCACTTCCCGGCACTCGACAAAGCGTCCCTGGCTCATGGAGGCGGATGCTACCCCCCTCCACCCATCTCCCCCACATCGCGGAAATGTCCCAAATCCGTCACAATAGGGAGGAGCGATGAAGAAACGGCTTCCCGTCTATATTGTCGTGGCCCTGGCTCTGCTCATTGCCTTCCTCTACCTGCCGCGAGAGGAGCGCCCGACCGACGGTCCGTCTCAGGAGAGAGCCAACGAGCAGGCGTTGCAGCAGGGAGGATCTGCATCGGACGGGAATGCAGCGACAGCCGGCGTCAGGGGGTCGAGGCTAGGGCGAGAAGGGCAAGAGGTAGGAGAGGCAGGCTTCAAGACCGACCGGGCACGTCTTGGAGAGCCCCGCTACTCCCTCGAGTTCAGCGGTAACGAGGTCTTTTCAGATCGGATTCTGAGGTCGGCTGTCCGGTTGCCGGCGGTGGCCCAGGACCGGGAAACACTGGGTGCAGTCGTCGAGCGGGACTTGACGGACTTTTATCGCAACCGTGGCTACATGGCGATTGCAATCCGCCGGATTGAGATCTCTATGGGCCAGCCCATCGAGATCGTGTGCGAATTGAGCGAGGGGGATCTGTTCACCTACGGCGAGGTCACCGTCCTTTCTCCCGATGCGGAACTGGCCGAGGCCTTGAAGCGGGCAGCCCCCAAGGGTGCGCCGCTCAACAACCTCGAGTTCAGAGAGTTCGTCAATCAGATCACCCTGCAAAAGCAGAGCGCAGGATACCTTGACTTCGAGGTGCGCACCCACATCTTCGTCGGCCAATCCCCCACCGTTCCCGACCTCGAGATAGAGGTTATTCCCAGTGAACGCTACACCGTCGGCGAGATCACCTACTCCCAAGGGGTGCCTCCCATCGAGGGAATCGAGCAGCTCTCCGGCCTCCCCTACTCGCGGTCCGCTCTGGAACGCTTCCTGCAAAGGGCCGGTCTCCCCTGGGAAGTGGTTTGGCTGCGCAAGAACCGGTCAACCGCCGTCGTCGACATCCGCATCCGCAAGCTTCTTCCCGGAGAAGGTCAGGAGTGAAAGCGAGAGCCTGATCCTTTCAGCGTTGAATTGTTTTCTATTCTCGCCGCATTAACATTCAAGATCGACTCGCATATCAAATCTTGTCAGACGTCCAGACAGTCAAGGTTCTTCGTAGGTGGACTCATTACGAGTGAGGTTAACCGCCTGAGCCGGCTCTGACCGGCACAGGAAATCTGACCCCTCTCGTTCGCTGCTCGCTTTAATCTTCAAGAGGCTGGTTGGCGGGGACTTAAGTCCACTCGTCCCAATGTCGTCCGGGCCTCGCTCACTCCTCCCGCAGGCTCGAGATGGGGTCGCGGCGGAGGAGGCGGAGGGCTGGGATCAGGCTGGCCAGGGCGGCCACCGACAGGAGCAGGGCGGTGACCAGGCCGAAGGTCAGCGGGTCCTGGCTGGTGACGCCGTAGATCTGTTGCTGCATGAAGCGGGTCAGGACCAGTCCGGCGGCGATTCCTATCACGGCCCCCGCGGCGGCTAAGACCAGTCCTTGTCGGACGATGGAGCCGAGGACTCGCTGGGAGGTGGCCCCCAGCGCCATACGGATGCCGATTTCGCGCGTCCGCTGGTGGACGGTGTAGGAGATGAGTCCGTAGATGCCCGAGATGGCCATGGCCAGGGCGATGGCGGCAAAGGCGGTGAGCAGCAGTCCGCGGTAGCGGGTGTCGCTGAGCGAGCCGGTGATGACTTCCTCCATGGTGAGAAAGCGCGAGAAAGGCTGCAAAGGGTCGATCTCGCGCACGATCTGCTCCACGCGCTCGGGCGCCACTTGCCCGCTGGCCCGGGTGCGGATGATCCAGTGAGCGGGAAAGAAGCGGTTGACGATGCTGAAGGTCCCCGCGTCGAGTTGGTCGAAATTGACCAGCATGGTGGGCTGCGAGCCGCTGGTCAGCCCGCGCGTGCGCACGTCGCCCACAACCCCCACGATTCGCCAGGGACTGGTATCGATGTCAGGCGTGAAAGGATGGATGAAGACCTGCTGGCCGACCACGCCTCCATTGGGAAAATAGCGGCGCTGGAAGGATTCGTTGACGAGCGCCGTTCGCGGCGCCCCGGCGCTGTCTTCTTCGCCCAGCGGACGCCCCTCGACCAACGGTATCCGCAGAGCCTGCAGGTAACCCGGAGTGATGAACCTGAAGTCGGCGCTCTGAGCCTGGTCCTCTTCCAGTTCAGCGCTGCCGGGGATGCGCAGGGGCAGATTGAGTCCCCGTTCCACCGGAATGTTGTTGGCCACGGCCGCCGCTTCGACCTCGGGCAGGCTGCGGATGCGGTCCAAAGCCCGCTGGAAAAAGGCACTGGTGCGTGCCGTGTTGGAGTACTGAGAGCCCTTCAGCGACATCTCGGCGGTGAGCACGTTGTCAGGATCGAATCCCAGGTCGACGCCCTTCATGTTGACATAGGTGCGGATGAGCAATCCCGCTCCAACCAGCAGCACCAGGCAAAGGGCCACTTCAGCCACCACCAGCAGCCGGCGGGGCCACACGCTCTGTCCGCCGCCCGAGCGGGTGTCGGATTGACGCAAGGCCACCGAGACATCGCTGCGTGAGGCCTGCAGGGCGGGGAGCAATCCGAAGAGCAGCCCGGTGAGCAAGGAGGCGGCGGCCGTCGCCGCCAGGACGGTGAAGTCGATTTCCACCCGCTCCAGCGTGCGGCCGATGCCCAGCTTGACCAGCAGGTCGGCTCCCCAGCGGGCCAGGCTCAGCCCCAGCAGTCCCCCGATGAAGGCCAAGATCAAGCTCTCGGTCAGGAGTTGCCGCAAGAGACGGCGGCGCGCCCCGCCCAAGGCGGCTCGGATGGCCAGTTCGCGCTGGCGCGCCGAGTTGCGCGCCAATTGCAGTCCGGCAGTGTTGGCGCAGGCGATGAGGAGAAGCACCAGCACCGCCCCCTGCAGCATCAGCAGCATGGGACGCTGGAAGGCGGTGATGTCTCTCTGCAAGCCGACCGCCCCCAGCCTTTGGCGTTCATTCATTCCCGGCACCGGCTCTTCACTGAGACGGTTCAACTCCTGGTCGGCAGCCTCGATGCTGGTGCCGTCGGCCAGACGGCCCACTACGATGTAATTCTGCCCGCCTCCTTCGGGATCGTCGACCTTGAGCGGCACGAAGACCTCGGTCGAGGGAAGGGGGACAAAGCCCTCGGGGGCGATACCCGTTACCGGATAGGCCTCGCCTCCCAGGCGCACGGTCGAACCTACGATCTCATCCCGGCCCCCCAGCAGCCGTTGCCAGGCCTGGTAGGTCAGGATGACTCCCTTGGGTCCCGCGTAGCTCTCTTCATTAGAGGTGAACTCGCGGCCTCGGATCAAGGGGACGCCCAGCGTGCTGAAGTAGTCTGAAGTGATCGGCAGCACCTGCACATATTGGGCCCGGTTGCCCAGGGACAGGTTCATGCCCGAGGAACTGCTGGTGGCGGCGATGCTCTTGAAAGAGCGCGAGTTTCGGCGCACGTAATCGAAGGTCGAAACGTTGTGGTTGGAGACTGCGCCGTAGTCCGGGATGGACCTTTGAAGACGAACCAGCCGCTCGGGTTCGTGATAGGGCAGCGGACGCAGAAAAACGGCGTTGACGACGCTGAAGATGGCGCTGCTGGCGCCGATTCCAAGCGCCAACGTCAGCAGAGCTACCAGCGTAAACCCCTTGCGCCGAAGCATGGAGCGGAAGGCGTAGCGGAAATCCTGGATGAACTGGTTGAAGGTCGTCATGTTGTCTCCCGAAATCGAAGAACCCCAACGACCCCCTGGCGATGGCGAAATTTATATCGCAACCGGTTTCCCCTTGTCCAGTAGAGATTGTCACTCCTGGCCGTGAGTCAACCAAAAAACGGCGTAAGGGGGAAGAAAGACATATCCGCTGCGGATGTCGACGGCCTCCAGGGCAATGCGGTCATAGGGGGACTGGATGTCGAAGTCCCGCGGGACCTCGGCGCGCACGAACTGGTTGTACTCGGTGAAGTTGTAAAGCTGAAGCAAAGGTCCCAGGGGATGGCGGCGCAGGCAGGCGAAAACGTGGCGGTTGCCGCAGTCGACGGCTTCGGTGGCAATGGCGGCGTGCAGATGAGGCAGGCGTTTGCGGGCCTCGATGAGGCGGCAGGTACCCTGGAAGAGGCGTCCCTCGATGCTCTCCCCGTCATGGCGACGGCCGGCCTTCTCCCAGTCCATGAAAGGACGGTGCATCCAGCGGTTGTCGTCAGCATGGCCCTTGCGGCGCCGGTAGTCGTGGTCGTTGAGCAGTCCGATCTCGTCGCCCATGTAGAGCAGGGGAACGCCCGAGTAGCCCAGGATCAAGGCATGTCCCAGCAGAATGCGCTGGATGGCCTGGCTGGTCAGCGTCTCATCCTTCTCCTCCAGCGCCTGTTCCAGTCCGTTGAGGGAGGCCGTGCTGCCCGAGCTGCGGGCGTCGCCCGTTCTGGGATTGACTTGAAAGTAGTCTCCCGTGGCGCAGGAAGTGGGAAAGTCTCCGGCATAGTACTCAGCCAGGAACTTGCGGTGGGAGGGCCCGTCCCATCCGGCCGCCCGAGCGTCGGCGTCGGAGACGGCCCATCCGATGTCGTCGTGGCAGCGGATGTAGGTTCCCCAGGCGGTTGAGGGCGGCTTTTGGGGAAAGCGCCGCAAGGCCTCGGTCATGACGCGGGTGTCGCGGGCGGCCAGCGACGACCAGTACTGCACCATCAGCGAATTGTGGTAGGCCAGGTCGCTGACCTTGCCGAAGTGGGCCTTCTTGCCCAGGTACTGGATGAGCAATTCGGGGGCGATGATGGCTTCGGCCTTGAAGACTACCGCCGGTGCTACGATGCGCGCCAGGCTGCGCAGCGACTGGGTCAGCCAGTGCACCTCGGGCTGATTCTGGCAATCGCTGCCCAGACGCTTCCAGATGAAGGCGATGGCGTCCAGCCGCAGCACCTCCACCCCTCGGTTGGCCAGCCCCAGCAGCAGGTCGGCGTATGCCAGAAAGACCTCGGGATTGCTCCAGTTGACGTCCCACTGGTAGTCGTTGAAGGTGGTCCAGACCCAGCTTTTCAGCTTGGGCTCCCAGGTGAAGTTGCCGGGGGCGAAGTCGGGGAAGACCTCGGGCAGCGAGGCCTCCCAACGTTCCACTTGGCTGCGCCCCTCCATCAGGTAGAAGAAATCGCGGTACTTTTTGACACCCCGTCGCGCCTTGGCGGCCCACTGGTGCTCGCGGGCCACGTGGTTGAGGACCAGGTCGATGCACAGACTGATGCCTCTCCGGCGCAACTGGCGAGCCAGGTCTTCGAGATCGTCCATGGTCCCCAGGGAGGGCTTGACCTTGGTGTAGTCCTGCACGGCGTATCCGCCGTCGGAGGCCCCGCGGCGAGGCTTGAGCAAAGGCATCAGGTGCAGGTAGGTGACGCCCAACTCCTGCAGGTAGTCGAGATGATGGGGGATCTGGTCGAGCCGTCCGGCAAAACGGTCCACGTAGCAGACATAGCCGATGGCCTCGGGCTGCTGGAACCAGTCGGGCCGTACCAGGCGTTTCAGGTCGAGCCGCTTCAAATCAGGAGGCCGCTGCAGGTAGCGCCCGGCCATGGTGGCGATGAGGCGCTTAAGGAAGGACTGGTAACGGGGATGCCGGCCGTAGACTTCCTTCAGTCCGGCCAGGAAGTCGTCCCGGTAGCGCTCCAGGCGGATCAAAAAAAGGTCCTGGTCGCGCTCGTCCATCTCCTTGAGGTGTTTGCGCGCCTGGCGCACGAGAGTGAGGTGGTTCATCGCGCAAGAGTATAGGAGATGAGCGGGATTTTTGAAGGGCTGGTGGCGGCAGCGGCTCCTGCCACATTGGCTAAGTCTATTTCTATCAGCGGGTTATATCCTCACCTGCAATTCGCTTGAGAGGTTGGAGAGCAGCCGGTAGCATGATGCTCATGAAGAGTCTACGTGTCTTACGGGTTTTGATTTTCACAACGGTGCTGGTGAGTTCGGTGTGGGCGGCTTCGCCTCAGGAGGATGGTAAGTGCTCCGATGCCGAGAAGGCCCATCAGTTCGATTTTTGGATCGGTGAATGGGAGGTGACCTCCGGGGGCAAGCTGGCGGGCCACAATTCCATTCAGCCGGTCAACTCCGGGTGCGCCTTGCTGGAGCGCTGGAAAGGAGCTCGGGGCGGGGAGGGAAGCAGCTTCAATTTCTACAACCCGCGCAAGCAGAAGTGGCAGCAGTTCTGGGTGTGGCAGAACGGGACGACTCTGGAGTTGGAAGGGGGCTTCGGAGACGGCAAGATGATCCTCAGCGGGACCGGCCGTACGCCTGACGGCAAGACCGTCACCGAGCGCGTGACCTGGCACGATAATGAGGATGGAAGCGTCCGCCAGCACTGGGAGCGTTCTTCGGATGACGGGGAAACCTGGACCACCGTTTTTGACGGGCTCTACCGCAAGAAGGACAAGTAGGTAAGCGGATAAGCTCGGCTGGGCGCCGGAGGATGCCTGGGGCACTCTCAGGATGGCCGCAAGGATGCGCCTCCCACCAGTCCTGGGGCATTAAGCTGAAATCTGGTAGGAGGCGCAATCCTTGCGGCGATGTCAGGAAAATGTTCCAACCAGCGACATCGGGGCCGGCTGGAAATCGCAGATCGTCCCAAAACCGCCCCCCACCAGCACAAAGTCGCGGCTTCCCACCATAGCTCCCGGCCTGGTGGGAGGCGCATCCTTGCGGCGATCCTGGAAATGGACCCGTTCACCACCGAGGCTGGAAGCGTCCACTCACGGTGGGGGGGCGAGCTTAGCTTAGCTCAGCCATTGAGCAGGTGGCGCAGGGTGGCTGTGAAGCGGCCGACTTCTTCTCCCGTGTTGTAGTAATGGGGGGAGATGCGCAGGGCCCAGTCGGACTCGGCGCGGAATTCGACCCGGGCGTATTCGCGGTAGCTGACGGAAACGTTGATCCCCTCTTGGAAGAGGGCTTCCTGCAGGGGCTCGGGCCGGGCGGCGGGGATCTCGGCCATCACGGTGGAGGAGAGGCGCGGCGCCTGCATGTCCATGACCCGGACTCCTGCCAGGTGGGTCAGCTCTTCGCGGAGCAGCTCTGAGAGATGGGCGTTGCGTTGGGCGATGGCCTCGATTCCTACGCGCTGGGCATAGGCTGCGGCTTCCCCGGTGGCCAGCAGCAGGGCGAAGGCGAATTCCCAGTTCTCGAAGCGCTTGGCGTCGTCGACGGGGCGGTAGACGTTTTCCTCCACCCAACGGCCTCCATGAAGGTCGATGAAAAGGGGCTGGTATCCGTCATCCAGCACCTGGTCCGAGGCGTAAAGAAAGCCGACGCCGCGCGGCCCCCGCAGGTACTTGCGCGAGGTGGCGCTGAGGAAGCCGCAGTGAATGCGCCCGACGTCCAGCGGCAGTTGTCCTACCGATTGACAGGCGTCGAGCAGGAAGAGCACGTCCAGATCGCGGCACAGCCGTCCCACCTCTTCGACCGGCTGCACCACGCCCGAGTTGGTGGGGACGTGATGCATGGCCACCAGCCGGGGACGGCGGCGGCGCAGGCGAAGCTCGAAGTCTTCCAGGTCGAGTCCGCCGCCGGGAAGGGAGCGGGCCCGGTCTACCTCCAAGCCCAGGCGGCGAGCCAGCGAAAGATACTGCATCTGGTTGGAGACGTAGTCGTCGGCGCTGGTCAGGATCAGGTCTCCGGGATGGAATTCCACGGAGGAGAGGGCCTGGGCGAAGGCCGCCGTGGCGTTCTCGGTAAAGGCGATGTTGCGGGCTCGGGCTCCTATCAGCGAAGCCACCTGGCTGCGCGCCTCCTCGACCTGTTGCGAGCGCAAGTCGGCGGCCTGGTAGCCGCCGGTCCTGGCCTCCAAGTCGATGTGGGCGTGGATGGCTTCGATGACGGGACGCGGCATCAGTGCCGCGCCGGCGTTGTCGAAATGCAGGCGCTGGCGCGTGCCCGGTGTGTCTTCTCGCAGCCGCTCGACGGCTTCGGCGTCCAACCTCATGCCCTTCATGTTAAGGGCAGTCCGCCTCCGGGAGCAAAGGCTTGTCCAACCAAAAGGGCCCGAGGACGGCTGCCGGGCGAAGATCAGAGCCTTTCGCGTTACAATTGACGGCCTATGGCCGGTAATTCCTTCGGACAACTGTTTCGCGTAACCACCGCCGGGGAGTCTCACGGACCCGCCAACCTGGTGATCGTGGACGGCTGTCCTCCGGGGATGCCGCTGGGGCCTGAAGACCTGCAGCCCGATCTCGACCGCCGCCGGCCCGGCCAGTCCAGGGTCACCA
The sequence above is drawn from the Acidobacteriota bacterium genome and encodes:
- a CDS encoding ABC transporter permease gives rise to the protein MTTFNQFIQDFRYAFRSMLRRKGFTLVALLTLALGIGASSAIFSVVNAVFLRPLPYHEPERLVRLQRSIPDYGAVSNHNVSTFDYVRRNSRSFKSIAATSSSSGMNLSLGNRAQYVQVLPITSDYFSTLGVPLIRGREFTSNEESYAGPKGVILTYQAWQRLLGGRDEIVGSTVRLGGEAYPVTGIAPEGFVPLPSTEVFVPLKVDDPEGGGQNYIVVGRLADGTSIEAADQELNRLSEEPVPGMNERQRLGAVGLQRDITAFQRPMLLMLQGAVLVLLLIACANTAGLQLARNSARQRELAIRAALGGARRRLLRQLLTESLILAFIGGLLGLSLARWGADLLVKLGIGRTLERVEIDFTVLAATAAASLLTGLLFGLLPALQASRSDVSVALRQSDTRSGGGQSVWPRRLLVVAEVALCLVLLVGAGLLIRTYVNMKGVDLGFDPDNVLTAEMSLKGSQYSNTARTSAFFQRALDRIRSLPEVEAAAVANNIPVERGLNLPLRIPGSAELEEDQAQSADFRFITPGYLQALRIPLVEGRPLGEEDSAGAPRTALVNESFQRRYFPNGGVVGQQVFIHPFTPDIDTSPWRIVGVVGDVRTRGLTSGSQPTMLVNFDQLDAGTFSIVNRFFPAHWIIRTRASGQVAPERVEQIVREIDPLQPFSRFLTMEEVITGSLSDTRYRGLLLTAFAAIALAMAISGIYGLISYTVHQRTREIGIRMALGATSQRVLGSIVRQGLVLAAAGAVIGIAAGLVLTRFMQQQIYGVTSQDPLTFGLVTALLLSVAALASLIPALRLLRRDPISSLREE
- a CDS encoding alpha-amylase family protein — protein: MNHLTLVRQARKHLKEMDERDQDLFLIRLERYRDDFLAGLKEVYGRHPRYQSFLKRLIATMAGRYLQRPPDLKRLDLKRLVRPDWFQQPEAIGYVCYVDRFAGRLDQIPHHLDYLQELGVTYLHLMPLLKPRRGASDGGYAVQDYTKVKPSLGTMDDLEDLARQLRRRGISLCIDLVLNHVAREHQWAAKARRGVKKYRDFFYLMEGRSQVERWEASLPEVFPDFAPGNFTWEPKLKSWVWTTFNDYQWDVNWSNPEVFLAYADLLLGLANRGVEVLRLDAIAFIWKRLGSDCQNQPEVHWLTQSLRSLARIVAPAVVFKAEAIIAPELLIQYLGKKAHFGKVSDLAYHNSLMVQYWSSLAARDTRVMTEALRRFPQKPPSTAWGTYIRCHDDIGWAVSDADARAAGWDGPSHRKFLAEYYAGDFPTSCATGDYFQVNPRTGDARSSGSTASLNGLEQALEEKDETLTSQAIQRILLGHALILGYSGVPLLYMGDEIGLLNDHDYRRRKGHADDNRWMHRPFMDWEKAGRRHDGESIEGRLFQGTCRLIEARKRLPHLHAAIATEAVDCGNRHVFACLRRHPLGPLLQLYNFTEYNQFVRAEVPRDFDIQSPYDRIALEAVDIRSGYVFLPPYAVFWLTHGQE
- a CDS encoding aminotransferase class V-fold PLP-dependent enzyme, which produces MRLDAEAVERLREDTPGTRQRLHFDNAGAALMPRPVIEAIHAHIDLEARTGGYQAADLRSQQVEEARSQVASLIGARARNIAFTENATAAFAQALSSVEFHPGDLILTSADDYVSNQMQYLSLARRLGLEVDRARSLPGGGLDLEDFELRLRRRRPRLVAMHHVPTNSGVVQPVEEVGRLCRDLDVLFLLDACQSVGQLPLDVGRIHCGFLSATSRKYLRGPRGVGFLYASDQVLDDGYQPLFIDLHGGRWVEENVYRPVDDAKRFENWEFAFALLLATGEAAAYAQRVGIEAIAQRNAHLSELLREELTHLAGVRVMDMQAPRLSSTVMAEIPAARPEPLQEALFQEGINVSVSYREYARVEFRAESDWALRISPHYYNTGEEVGRFTATLRHLLNG